From the genome of Medicago truncatula cultivar Jemalong A17 chromosome 2, MtrunA17r5.0-ANR, whole genome shotgun sequence:
aacttttagaCAACACTCTCTTATATTCATATTATCTTCtactctcttcctttttctcgcTCTTTGTTTTTTACTCTCTTTCTCTCATTCCCTTTCCTAATAAGCCTtataaagaaaacataaaacaattaCAACATGTGAAGCTGAGATACATCAAAATTGATGAAGTACCGGTATCTGATACGTATCCTACATTGGTACGTGTTTGATACGCCTCAGTAAGTACTGGAAGAGTATCaagtgattaaattttattttttaaaaaattgtctgATACGTTTCGGATACGTTGGAGATACGTGAGGAATACGATGATTATAACCGACACACATGagatactaatttttttatttttttcttaataaaagagaaaatcaagaaacattatttatttatttatttttctttaaaaaaaataagaaaaattgaaaaacattataatatttACGGTAGGTAATGATGTTATCTTTATTCAGTTCGTATTGCCTATCGTCTTTGTATGCAAGAACTGCTCGACGTTTCTGCTTTTAAAATTCCAGGAAATTGGACAAAGATTTGGAAGTTAAAAGTGCCTCCCAAAGTTAAAAACTTCATGTGGAGAATTGTCAGAAATGTGTTACCAACAAGAATGCGGCTCAGAGATAAGAGAGTGAATTGTCCGGACAGTTGTGTGCTTTGTGATTCTGGTGTAGAGAATAACtttcatctatttttttcttgtccAAATAGCAGTAATGTATGGAATTTGTCTATTGTATCCACTGCTGTCAGTGCTGTTACAAGTGAAGAGATAGACTGCAAGGCTTGTATTTTTCGAATTTTGCAGGACTTGTCAAGTATAGATGCATCACTGTTTGCTTGTATTCTTTGGAGTATTTTGAAGCAACGCAACAACAAGGTGTGAAATAACGTTACAGATGCGCAGGCCTTTGTTTTGAGCACAAGGATGAGGTGCATATTGGAGAAGCGTTGGGTTTGTTATCAGCTCTTCAATGGGTTCATGACTTGAGGTTAGAACCAATAGACTTTGAACTTGACTCAAAGAAGGTTGTCGACAGCTTTGCCTCTAGCAAGCAAGATCATACGGAATATGGTGCTATTATCAATGAATGTAAATCCGTATTTAGTCAGTATTATGAAAACTCTTGTGTTGAGTTTGTACGgagacaagcaaatgaggttgcCCATAAGTTAGCAAAGGTGGCCCTATTGTCAGCTAGTTTCCAGCTCCTAGTTGAGCCACTTGATTGTATTGAACATATTTTGACTAGTGAAAGATATAAgatctcttctttcaaaaaataaatttttactaagtaatgatatattttttcgGATATATGAAATTGACTAATTATCAcattttttatcatcaaaataacttttaattatatattgtgcattttgatatataattttaaattgattttttattaaactatCTCGGctgtatcgtatcttgatttttgaaaaaaatctatgTATCCTTGTATCGATGTCATATCGTATCCATATCTTATCAACTATGTGAACTTCATATATTACAACTATCAACAACCCCGAGGATTGTATCATTCTAACTAAATTATGAGAGTtagagataaaaaattaaacttaattttataaaataaattaaacttggTTGCATTCATGTTCCATgtgttgttttatgttttttttaaactccTTTGCTTTCTTGTTCCATACAATTTTGACATGTAATTAGGAGGCTCGTATTTTGATATCCAAATTCATAAACTCTTTTTGCATATAATCTCATCCCAACtacaaatagaaaaaagaaaagattgagAATTAATTACAAAACATGACTGTAGTCTATACATGACCTATATAGCAAACTAATGCACCAACCCCATCTCATAGCTATCTTGCCAAAAGGAATTGTAAGCATGTTCTTCCATATCAAACCCATCATCACAAACCATTAAATGGTCAACCATCACATCTTTCTCATGTCCACAAGATTCAATTGCTTCCCAACTTCCATCATCAAATTGGAAGGATGTCATCAAATCCATATCCACCCACTCAACCCCAAAGTCTTGTCCCTCCTCCATCACTTGTCCTATGTTCCAtgattcatcataatattcttcaaaattgcTCTTCAATTGTGATCCTA
Proteins encoded in this window:
- the LOC11416422 gene encoding uncharacterized protein, with the translated sequence MASQVCETFPCDVEIKGDLLMSLMEELPCDESNDERLDSLIRSFEAEISESKIGGHANSTCLGSQLKSNFEEYYDESWNIGQVMEEGQDFGVEWVDMDLMTSFQFDDGSWEAIESCGHEKDVMVDHLMVCDDGFDMEEHAYNSFWQDSYEMGLVH